In the genome of Nymphaea colorata isolate Beijing-Zhang1983 chromosome 9, ASM883128v2, whole genome shotgun sequence, one region contains:
- the LOC116260005 gene encoding tubulin-folding cofactor C — translation MEERRAAVFSRLAERHKSRTEQSISRRSDADAAPSFENPQTFLSRFSDAERSIRSKLDDFRSVPSPPDEVDRLKPLLEGIAVAIGDLEKLVAENSYFLPSYDVRSTQKTIAELKERLESTKAELLPRKKFSFGSKLGKTEKKAVMAGVGDTISSDASGSPASADANQVEGLGFAARETPGFRNVEGNVLVKDLGDSRDGDFAISDLKDSEVYLKGCSRAVFVHRLRDCRVFIGPVMGSVLIEDVEDCLFVVAAHQIRIHEAKRTDFCVRVRSKPIIEFCSGVRFAPYAFLYSGIENDLKEAGLGEETENWKNVEDFRWLRATPSPNWCVVPEEDRIDTVAFPDSGSS, via the coding sequence ATGGAAGAGAGGCGGGCTGCCGTCTTCTCCCGTCTCGCCGAGCGTCACAAATCCCGGACGGAGCAGTCCATCTCCCGTCGGTCCGACGCCGACGCCGCCCCTTCCTTCGAGAATCCTCAGACCTTCCTAAGCCGTTTCTCCGACGCCGAGCGGTCCATCAGGTCCAAGCTCGATGATTTCAGATCGGTCCCGAGCCCCCCAGACGAAGTCGATAGGTTGAAGCCTCTACTTGAGGGAATCGCCGTCGCCATCGGAGACCTAGAGAAACTGGTGGCTGAGAATTCTTACTTCCTCCCTTCTTATGACGTTCGATCAACTCAGAAGACGATCGCGGAGCTGAAGGAGCGGCTGGAGAGCACCAAGGCCGAGCTTTTGCCCagaaaaaagttttcttttggtAGTAAGCTGGGGAAGACAGAGAAGAAGGCCGTCATGGCAGGTGTTGGCGATACGATTTCAAGCGATGCATCGGGTTCTCCTGCCTCGGCTGACGCCAACCAAGTGGAGGGCTTGGGTTTTGCAGCGAGAGAAACCCCGGGTTTCAGAAACGTAGAGGGGAATGTGTTGgtgaaggatcttggtgattCCAGGGATGGAGATTTCGCGATTTCTGATCTTAAGGATTCTGAAGTTTACCTTAAGGGCTGTTCCAGGGCGGTTTTTGTACATCGATTGCGTGATTGCCGTGTTTTTATTGGTCCCGTTATGGGATCGGTCCTGATTGAAGATGTTGAGGATTGTCTTTTCGTGGTGGCTGCTCATCAAATTCGAATTCATGAAGCGAAAAGAACGGATTTTTGTGTTCGTGTTCGAAGTAAGCCTATAATTGAGTTTTGTAGCGGAGTTCGGTTTGCGCCTTATGCTTTCTTGTACAGTGGCATTGAGAATGACCTGAAAGAGGCTGGTCTTGGTGAAGAAACAGAGAATTGGAAAAATGTGGAGGACTTCAGGTGGTTGAGAGCCACGCCATCACCAAATTGGTGTGTAGTTCCGGAAGAGGATCGCATAGACACAGTGGCTTTTCCTGACTCAGGGTCCTCGTAG